In Kordiimonas sp. SCSIO 12610, the following are encoded in one genomic region:
- a CDS encoding DUF1289 domain-containing protein: MEYSNVSETTILNDKISDAQKSNTLPTIESPCIKVCKVAPDGKYCIGCYRTLDDLTKWSRASNQEKQQILDAAISRRKSLEAQS; encoded by the coding sequence ATGGAGTATTCAAACGTGTCGGAAACAACCATATTGAATGATAAAATTTCAGACGCACAGAAATCTAATACCCTACCAACGATTGAATCCCCGTGTATCAAAGTCTGTAAGGTTGCACCTGATGGTAAATATTGTATTGGATGCTACCGAACCCTTGATGATTTGACCAAATGGTCAAGGGCCTCAAATCAGGAAAAACAGCAAATTCTTGATGCTGCGATATCACGGCGAAAAAGTCTTGAGGCACAATCATAG
- a CDS encoding PEPxxWA-CTERM sorting domain-containing protein, which yields MKKIMISALMALGFAFSAAAQQTYVVDSGFERFSWDGGVGTTSEQGGFSFTLATAGELTVTDAFFFGDRFDILVNTLSVGQTSVVTNQGSNVGADPVAAIAAGFSNATIALAAGAYVVDFALFQDALDTSGNPFSSGAAFFKVDSVSAVPEPATWLMMILGFAFTGLALRRRKLKTA from the coding sequence ATGAAAAAAATTATGATCAGTGCGCTAATGGCATTGGGGTTTGCATTCAGTGCAGCAGCACAGCAAACCTATGTTGTAGACAGCGGTTTTGAGCGCTTTAGCTGGGATGGCGGTGTTGGTACCACATCGGAACAAGGTGGATTTAGTTTCACGCTTGCAACAGCTGGCGAATTAACGGTTACAGATGCATTTTTCTTTGGCGACCGTTTTGATATTCTTGTGAACACACTTTCAGTTGGCCAAACATCGGTTGTAACGAACCAAGGCTCAAATGTTGGTGCCGATCCGGTAGCTGCGATCGCTGCTGGCTTCAGTAATGCAACAATCGCCCTTGCTGCCGGTGCATATGTTGTTGATTTTGCGCTTTTCCAAGATGCGCTTGACACTTCTGGCAACCCATTTAGCAGCGGTGCTGCTTTCTTCAAGGTTGATAGCGTTTCTGCTGTTCCTGAGCCTGCAACATGGTTGATGATGATCCTTGGCTTTGCTTTCACAGGGCTTGCGCTTCGTCGTCGTAAGCTGAAAACGGCCTAA